In Desulfatirhabdium butyrativorans DSM 18734, one genomic interval encodes:
- a CDS encoding DUF4405 domain-containing protein: protein MKKSDMKWLVDCLMFVDFCSLLVVGLILAFAIPQGGGPTAPTHYFLWLHKHQWGNIHFYLAIGFLILLPIHLSFNWAWIQNTFKGYFGGNWQKALGILSVVWVGIVFVGWFLSLVR from the coding sequence ATGAAAAAGTCGGATATGAAGTGGCTGGTGGATTGCCTGATGTTCGTGGATTTCTGCAGTTTGCTGGTGGTCGGACTGATCCTGGCGTTTGCCATACCCCAGGGAGGCGGCCCTACAGCACCGACGCATTATTTCTTGTGGCTGCACAAGCACCAGTGGGGAAATATTCATTTTTATCTCGCCATTGGCTTCCTGATCCTTTTGCCCATCCACCTGAGCTTCAACTGGGCCTGGATTCAGAACACGTTCAAGGGCTATTTCGGTGGAAACTGGCAGAAGGCCCTTGGCATCTTATCGGTGGTGTGGGTCGGGATCGTTTTCGTGGGATGGTTCCTGTCCCTCGTTCGATGA